CGCTCGGGGCGGTCTCGGCTCCCTGCTCGGAGGAGCACGGCATGGCAATCGAAGGTGTGTCCCCCTACCTGCGGTACGAGGACGCGGACGCGGCTCTCGACTGGATGGAGCGGGTCCTCGGCTTCACCGACGCGATCCGCTGGCGCGACGATTCAGGGCGGACGTTCGAGGCTGACATCCAGGCGGGTGTGACGAAGATCGGGGTCAGTGGCGGCGGGGTGAGCAGCGAAGGCAGGAACGCCCTGTTGATCGTGCACGTGGATGACGTCGACGCGCATTTCGCGCTGGTGCGGGCGGCATCCGGCGTGGAGGTGGACGGTCCGGTGGATCAGCCGTACGGGCCGCGGACCTTCACGGTCACCGACCCCTGGGGGTATCAGTGGAGCTTCTGGCAGGGCGAGGCCACACCACCCCAGTGATCGCCGGTGAGCCCCTCCGGTTTCACTGGCCCGTCGTCGAGGGCGTCGCTGCCGAGGCCGGCGCCACCGCCGTGATGTGGCTCAGCAGGCACAGCCAGCGGCCGTCCCGCTTCACGAACACATCCGACGTCCACTCGTCGGCGTCGAACCGCCGGCCCCCGTAATGCGCGGTGTTGGTCATCCGCGCGCTGAAGACCGCGGTGTCGCCGTGCACCCGCACCCGGGGCCTGCTGACGAGGTCCATAGCCGAGTGGGTCAGCTGCCCGGAGGCGACGAACGCGAGGAAGTCGTCCTTGGATGAGATGCCGGACTCCGAGACGATGGCCCAGTCGTCGGTCATGAAGCTCGCGATCCGTGCCGCATCGTTGGAGACGATCGCCGCGGCCCAGGCCTCCGCGACGGTGGTGAGGTCCGCTTGGACCGCGTCGTCGACGCCGTCATGAACCGTTTCGTCCGCCGGGACGGCCGGGTCTGCGCTGGGGTTGTCGGCCATGCCCCGATGCTAGGGCCTGTCGTCAAAGTGATCTTGCATTGTGGATCATGGTTGGGTGATACGTCGCCATGAACTGTCGGACGCTGAGTGGGAACTCGTGCAGCCGTTGCTGCCTCGGCCCGTGTTGGGGCGGCCGCGGCTGGACGACCGGACGATCCTGAACGGGATCGTGTGGAAGTTTCGGACCGGGGTCGCCTGGCGGGACGTGCCCGACCGGTACGGGTCGTGGGCCAGCCTCCACACCCGTTTCCGCAGGTGGGCGGCGGACGGAACCTTCGAGCGGATGCTCCAGGCCGCGCAGGCGCAAGCGGACGCGGCAGGTGACATCGAGTGGCTGGTGTCGGTGGACTCCACCGTTGTCCGTGCCCACCAGCACGCGGCCGGAGCCCGAAAAGGGGGCTCCGCAGCCCGGCCCTCGGCCGGTCCCGCGGCGGACTGACCAGCAAGATTCACCTGGCCTGCGATGGGGCGGGCCGCCCCCTCGCGTTCGTCCTGACCGGCGGGAACACCAACGACTGCACCCAGTTCACCGCCGTGATGGACGCGATACGGGTGCCCCGGATCGGGCCGGGTCGACCGCGCATCAGGCCCGACCACGTCATCGGCGACAAGGGCTACAGCTCGAAGGCCATCCGTACTTGGCTGCGGCGGCGCGGCGTCACGCACACGATCCCTGAACGGTCCGACCAGGTCCGCAACCGGACCCGGCGAGGCGGCCGGGGAGGCAGGCCGCCGGCCTTCGACAAACAGGTCTACAAGCGCCGCAACGTGGTGGAACGGTGCTTCAACCGGCTCAAGCAGTGGCGCGGCATCGCGACCAGGTACGACAAGACCGCCCAGTCCTACCAAGCAGCCGTCACCCTCGCGTCGCTCCTGATGTGGGCGTGACACTTTGACGACAACTCCTAGGCCCTGTCCGGGCCCGATGGCCTGCGGAGCAGCCCTGCCACCCTGAGCGGGCGGTGTGCGAGGGCCCGCGACAACAGCGGAGTTGGTCGGGTGAGGGGATGACGGCGCGCTTGGGGTCGTACTGGGGTGGACTGACGCCCAGGCGGGGGCTGTCTTCGAAGATGCCCAGGCGGTGCGCGCCGAGGAGGATCGACTTCAGCTTGTCGTACGCATTGGACTGCGTCGCGAGCAGGTCGACAAACTCCGAGTCCAGCTGGCCCGCGCCGAGGACTTCGCCGAAACGCTCCGTACGTGCCTGCACCAGGCCGCACCGGCCGGGTCCTGACTCGCGGTGACCCGCCGCCCAGCGCGCTGTCCGACTTCGCCCCTGGTGGTGATGGGCGCGGTCCTCACGATCGCAGGCGCCGCCCTCTACACCATGCCGGGCGAGCGGCCGGAGCTGATCGCCGCCGCAGCCCTGATTGTGGCGGCCGTCGCCGCCTGGTGGTGCGCCTCCCGCCAAGGATGATCACGACCTGACACCGATGTGATCCTGCGCAGGGGGGCGGCGCAGACAGCGGCCCGCCTGGTGGATACGGTGTAAAGAACGCGTCAAGAACTGGCGCGCGGTGTGCCGGGAAGTCTGGTCGGCGTCCTGGGGGCAGTGTGCCCTCTTGCCACTGACACACCCGGAGGCCCACTGCCATGGCGGCACCCGCTCCCGTCCCCCCTTCCTCGGGTTGCTGCCGCTTTCCGAGCGGCAGGCGATCACCCGGGCCCTGCGCATGGAGACCGTCGGCGGCCTGGTCCTCCTCGGTGTGGCTGTCCTCCACTCCGCGCCGGACGCCGAGAGTGGCGTAGCACGTGCGGACGGGAAGCGCACCTGATGACCGGCGGCGATACCTCTCTGCTGGCCCCCACGA
This DNA window, taken from Streptomyces sp. TN58, encodes the following:
- a CDS encoding nuclear transport factor 2 family protein, giving the protein MADNPSADPAVPADETVHDGVDDAVQADLTTVAEAWAAAIVSNDAARIASFMTDDWAIVSESGISSKDDFLAFVASGQLTHSAMDLVSRPRVRVHGDTAVFSARMTNTAHYGGRRFDADEWTSDVFVKRDGRWLCLLSHITAVAPASAATPSTTGQ
- a CDS encoding VOC family protein, which translates into the protein MAIEGVSPYLRYEDADAALDWMERVLGFTDAIRWRDDSGRTFEADIQAGVTKIGVSGGGVSSEGRNALLIVHVDDVDAHFALVRAASGVEVDGPVDQPYGPRTFTVTDPWGYQWSFWQGEATPPQ